From Peromyscus maniculatus bairdii isolate BWxNUB_F1_BW_parent chromosome 8, HU_Pman_BW_mat_3.1, whole genome shotgun sequence, a single genomic window includes:
- the LOC143274565 gene encoding olfactory receptor 2Y1B-like yields MKAMGSFNTSFRQGFILVGFSDFPQLELIFSVLISIFYSLTLFGNSAIIILSQLDARLQTPMYFFLCHLSFLDLCYTTSIVPQLLINLQGYDRTISYGGCVAQLFLFLALASTESVLLVVMAFDRYAAVCRPLHYTTIMHPLLCLSLAIASWVGGFMNSLIQTSLMMVMPICGHQLNHFFCEMPILLKLACENTEETEAKMFVTRVVFLIFPVTLILGSYANIAQAVLKTKSMAGCKKALGTCGSHLVVVSMFYGAAIYTYLQPKGSYSESKGKFVALFYIIITPMLNPLIYTLRNKDVKRALWRVLGRGTDSG; encoded by the coding sequence ATGAAAGCTATGGGCAGTTTCAACACCAGTTTTAGACAAGGCTTCATCTTAGTGGGATTCTCTGATTTTCCTCAACTGGAACTCATTTTTTCTGttctcatttccattttctaCTCCCTAACTCTCTTTGGCAACTCTGCCATCATTATTCTTTCACAACTGGATGCTCGACTTCAAACAccaatgtacttcttcctctgCCACCTCTCCTTCCTGGACCTCTGTTACACCACGAGCATTGTGCCCCAGCTTCTGATCAACCTCCAGGGATATGACAGGACCATCAGCTATGGAGGATGTGTGGCCCAGCTCTTCCTTTTccttgctctggcctccacagagagTGTGCTCCTGGTGGTCATGGCCTTTGATCGCTATGCTGCTGTGTGTCGTCCCCTGCACTACACGACCATCATGcaccctcttctctgcctctcactAGCTATTGCTTCATGGGTAGGAGGATTCATGAACTCTCTGATTCAGACAAGCCTGATGATGGTGATGCCTATTTGTGGACACCAACTGAACCACTTCTTCTGTGAGATGCCTATTCTTTTGAAGTTGGCctgtgagaacacagaagaaacagaggcCAAAATGTTTGTGACCCGAGTTGTATTCTTGATATTTCCTGTAACACTAATTCTGGGCTCCTATGCAAACATTGCTCAGGCGGTGCTGAAGACCAAGTCAATGGCAGGGTGCAAAAAGGCCCTGGGCACTTGTGGGTCCCACCTTGTGGTGGTTTCTATGTTTTATGGTGCAGCCATCTACACATACTTACAACCCAAGGGCAGTTATTCTGAGAGCAAGGGGAAGTTTGTTGCCCTTTTTTATATTATCATCACCCCCATGCTCAATCCTTTGATTTATACCCTGAGGAACAAGGATGTGAAGAGGGCTCTGTGGAGGGTGCTAGGGAGAGGCACAGACTCAGGATAG